In Misgurnus anguillicaudatus chromosome 5, ASM2758022v2, whole genome shotgun sequence, a genomic segment contains:
- the hnrnpk gene encoding heterogeneous nuclear ribonucleoprotein K isoform X2, with amino-acid sequence MDPENDSHDEETYGRESNGKRSAEDMDEDKPHKRSRNSDDMVELRILLQSKNAGAVIGKGGKNIKALRTDYNATVSVPDSSGPERILSVNADIPTVAEILLRIIPTLEEYQHHRGVDFDCELRLLIHQSLAGSIIGVKGAKIKELRESTQTTIKLFQECCPQSTDRVVLIGGKAERVVECIKTMLELIVEAPIKGRAQPYDPNFYDETYDYGGFTTMYEDRGRRPGGGFGSRGRGGGGGFDRMPHSGGRGGHHMAPNRRDYDDMSPRRGPPPPQRGGGRGGGRPPRNMPMGAPHHRRSDDQYSYSSHRGHMEERRHGERRGRSDRYGGSMNDGGYDNNSSWDSYQSGGGRGNYSDMGGPVITTQVTIPKDLAGSIIGKGGQRIKQIRHESGASIKIDEPLQGSEDRIITITGTQDQIQNAQYLLQNSALHLLGRQS; translated from the exons GTAAGCGTTCAGCTGAGGATATGGATGAGGACAAACCCCATAAGCGTTCCAGAAACTCGGATGACATGGTGGAACTCAGAATTCTGCTACAGAGCAAA AATGCTGGAGCAGTAATTGGAAAGGGTGGGAAGAACATTAAAGCTCTGCGCACAGAT TACAATGCCACTGTGTCAGTCCCAGACAGCAGTGGGCCCGAGCG AATCCTCAGCGTCAATGCCGATATTCCAACGGTTGCGGAAATATTGCTGAGGATCATACCTACTCTGGAAGAG TATCAGCATCACAGGGGTGTAGATTTTGACTGTGAACTGAGGCTGCTCATCCATCAGAGTCTAGCCGGAAGCATCATTGGTGTCAAGGGAGCAAAGATTAAAGAACTCCGTGAG AGCACCCAGACCACCATCAAACTCTTCCAGGAATGCTGTCCTCAGTCGACTGACCGCGTGGTGCTTATCGGGGGGAAAGCAGAGCGGGTGGTGGAGTGCATTAAGACCATGCTAGAGCTCATTGTAGAG GCTCCCATTAAAGGTCGTGCTCAGCCGTATGACCCCAACTTTTACGATGAGACGTATGACTACGGCGGATTCACCACGATGTACGAAGACCGAGGGCGTCGGCCTGGTGGAGGCTTTGGCTCAAGAGGACGTGGCGGCGGAGGTGGATTTGACCGTATGCCCCATAGCGGAGGGCGCGGGGGCCACCACATGGCACCTAATAGGAGAGACTATGATGACATGAGCCCACGCCGTGGCCCCCCTCCACCTCagagaggaggagggagaggagggGGTCGTCCTCCTCGAAACATGCCTATGGGAGCACCCCACCACAGAAGA AGTGATGATCAGTACTCGTACAGCTCGCATCGTGGCCACATGGAGGAGAGACGACa tgGTGAGAGAAGAGGACGCAGTGATCGTTATGGAGGCAGCATG AATGATGGAGGATATG ACAATAATTCATCTTGGGATTCCTATCAGTCTGGTG GTGGAAGAGGAAACTACAGCGATATGGGAGGTCCTGTTATCACCACACAAGTGACAATTCCTAAAGAt CTGGCAGGATCGATCATTGGTAAAGGGGGTCAGAGGATCAAACAGATTCGTCATGAATCTGGAGCATCAATCAAAATTGATGAGCCGCTTCAAGGTTCAGAAGATCGCATCATCACCATCACAGGAACCCAAGATCAGATACAGAACGCCCAGTATCTGTTACAAAACAG TGCTCTACACCTGTTGGGACGCCAAAGCTAA
- the hnrnpk gene encoding heterogeneous nuclear ribonucleoprotein K isoform X1: MDPENDSHDEETYGRESNGKRSAEDMDEDKPHKRSRNSDDMVELRILLQSKNAGAVIGKGGKNIKALRTDYNATVSVPDSSGPERILSVNADIPTVAEILLRIIPTLEEQYQHHRGVDFDCELRLLIHQSLAGSIIGVKGAKIKELRESTQTTIKLFQECCPQSTDRVVLIGGKAERVVECIKTMLELIVEAPIKGRAQPYDPNFYDETYDYGGFTTMYEDRGRRPGGGFGSRGRGGGGGFDRMPHSGGRGGHHMAPNRRDYDDMSPRRGPPPPQRGGGRGGGRPPRNMPMGAPHHRRSDDQYSYSSHRGHMEERRHGERRGRSDRYGGSMNDGGYDNNSSWDSYQSGGGRGNYSDMGGPVITTQVTIPKDLAGSIIGKGGQRIKQIRHESGASIKIDEPLQGSEDRIITITGTQDQIQNAQYLLQNSALHLLGRQS; this comes from the exons GTAAGCGTTCAGCTGAGGATATGGATGAGGACAAACCCCATAAGCGTTCCAGAAACTCGGATGACATGGTGGAACTCAGAATTCTGCTACAGAGCAAA AATGCTGGAGCAGTAATTGGAAAGGGTGGGAAGAACATTAAAGCTCTGCGCACAGAT TACAATGCCACTGTGTCAGTCCCAGACAGCAGTGGGCCCGAGCG AATCCTCAGCGTCAATGCCGATATTCCAACGGTTGCGGAAATATTGCTGAGGATCATACCTACTCTGGAAGAG CAGTATCAGCATCACAGGGGTGTAGATTTTGACTGTGAACTGAGGCTGCTCATCCATCAGAGTCTAGCCGGAAGCATCATTGGTGTCAAGGGAGCAAAGATTAAAGAACTCCGTGAG AGCACCCAGACCACCATCAAACTCTTCCAGGAATGCTGTCCTCAGTCGACTGACCGCGTGGTGCTTATCGGGGGGAAAGCAGAGCGGGTGGTGGAGTGCATTAAGACCATGCTAGAGCTCATTGTAGAG GCTCCCATTAAAGGTCGTGCTCAGCCGTATGACCCCAACTTTTACGATGAGACGTATGACTACGGCGGATTCACCACGATGTACGAAGACCGAGGGCGTCGGCCTGGTGGAGGCTTTGGCTCAAGAGGACGTGGCGGCGGAGGTGGATTTGACCGTATGCCCCATAGCGGAGGGCGCGGGGGCCACCACATGGCACCTAATAGGAGAGACTATGATGACATGAGCCCACGCCGTGGCCCCCCTCCACCTCagagaggaggagggagaggagggGGTCGTCCTCCTCGAAACATGCCTATGGGAGCACCCCACCACAGAAGA AGTGATGATCAGTACTCGTACAGCTCGCATCGTGGCCACATGGAGGAGAGACGACa tgGTGAGAGAAGAGGACGCAGTGATCGTTATGGAGGCAGCATG AATGATGGAGGATATG ACAATAATTCATCTTGGGATTCCTATCAGTCTGGTG GTGGAAGAGGAAACTACAGCGATATGGGAGGTCCTGTTATCACCACACAAGTGACAATTCCTAAAGAt CTGGCAGGATCGATCATTGGTAAAGGGGGTCAGAGGATCAAACAGATTCGTCATGAATCTGGAGCATCAATCAAAATTGATGAGCCGCTTCAAGGTTCAGAAGATCGCATCATCACCATCACAGGAACCCAAGATCAGATACAGAACGCCCAGTATCTGTTACAAAACAG TGCTCTACACCTGTTGGGACGCCAAAGCTAA